The following nucleotide sequence is from Catonella massiliensis.
AAGAGGTATTGTATGAAATATGTTATAACAGGAAGAGGTACCAACGTTACAGACGGACTTAGGAGTGCTATTGAAGAGAAGCTTGGTAAGCTTGAACATTATTTCGCACCGGATACAGAGGTTCATGTTACCCTTAAGGTAGAGAAAGACAGGCAGAAGGTTGAGGTAACTGTACCGGTGAAGGGACATATCATAAGAGCTGAGCAGGTAAGCGATGATATGTATGTATCTATTGATCTTATAGAAGATATAATCGAAAGACAGCTTAGAAAATATAAAACAAAGATAGTTGATTCAAAGCAGAATGTAGGAAGCTTTACCTCCGAATTTATGCAGGAAGATGACTATGAGGATGAGGATGTGAAGGTTATCAGGACTAAGAGGTTTGCAGTGAAGCCTATGGATCCTGAAGAGGCTTGCGT
It contains:
- the hpf gene encoding ribosome hibernation-promoting factor, HPF/YfiA family, whose translation is MKYVITGRGTNVTDGLRSAIEEKLGKLEHYFAPDTEVHVTLKVEKDRQKVEVTVPVKGHIIRAEQVSDDMYVSIDLIEDIIERQLRKYKTKIVDSKQNVGSFTSEFMQEDDYEDEDVKVIRTKRFAVKPMDPEEACVQMELLNHSFYVFRNAETDEVNVVYKRKGGDYGLIEPEF